TGTTACGGCGTCTACGCGCTCTGGCGCATCGCGCACCCGCCGCGGCCGATACGCATTGCGCCCGCCATCCTGGCGGCCATCATGGGGACCACGTCCGGAGTGGTGGGCACCATGTTCGGCGCGCTCGCGGGCATCTTCGTCGCCGTTTACCTCGACGTCTTGCATCTGCCGAAGCACGAATTCCGCGCGACCATGGCGGGCACGCTCATGCTCATGGGCATCGCGCGCACGGCTGGCTACGTGTCGGTCGGCGCGGTGGATTACGAGGTGCTGATTACTTTTGCGGTCGCGCTGCCGCTCATGGCGATCGGGGTCGTGCTGGGCCATCGCATGCACGCGATGCTGAATCAACAGGGCTTCGGCCGACTCGTCGGCGTGCTGTTCGTGCTGATCGGCACGTTTCTGTTCGTGCGTTGAGAGAAACCACACCACCCCGTCGGCTGCGCCGACACCCCGCCTCGTGAGAGCGGGGAAGCGAAACTCCCCTCCTTTCCAAGGAGAGAGGGCGGGACGCGACAGTTGTCGCGGACGGGGTGGTCTACCGCGCGCCCAATCTTCTCAACCAGCGTTGGCGTACGGCCACGACGAGTCCCAGCTCGTCGCCTATGGGCATGGGACCCAAACGCATAGAATGGATGCTCGATGCTGCGCGAACGCGTTCGCCACGGCAAGTGAATCGCGCGGCGGCCAACCTGCAGGAGGACGAGCATGGACGGAGACTCGCAACAGCTGAAGTACAGGATGTGGATCGGCGGCGAGTGGGTCGATGCGGCATCGGGCGAATGCTTTCCGTCCGACAATCCGTTCCTGGGCAAGCCCTGGGCGTCGATTCCGAAGGGCGGCGCGGAGGATGCGGATCGCGCGGTGCGTGCGGCGCATCGTGCGCTCACCACGGGGCCGTGGCCCAAGACGAACGCTTCTCAGCGCGGTGCGCTGCTGCGCCGGCTCGGCGATCTCATCGCACCCGAATCGAAGCGCCTGGCCGAGATCGAAGTGCGCGACAACGGCAAGCTCTACGCCGAGATGAGCGCGCAGACCGCGTACATGGCGCAGTGGTACTACTACTTCGGCGGCCTGGCCGACAAGATCGAAGGCGCGGTCATCCCGATCGACAAGCCGGACACGTTCAACTACACGCGCCATGAGCCGGTCGGTGTGGTCGTTGCGATCGTGCCGTGGAACTCGCCGCTGCTGCTCACGGCCTGGAAGCTCGCGCCGGCGCTGGCCGCCGGCTGCACGGTGGTTATCAAGCCCTCCGAGTTCACGTCGGCGTCCATACTCGAATTCGCCAAGCTGGTCGAGCAGGCCGGGTTCCCGCCGGGCGTGGTGAACATCGTGACCGGATTCGGGGCCGACATCGGCATGCCGCTGGTCGAGCATCCGCTCACCAACAAGGTTGCCTTCACCGGCTCCGAGCGTACCGGCAGCCTGGTCTATCAGCAAGCGGCCAAGAATCTCAAGCGCGTCACCATGGAGCTCGGCGGCAAGTCGCCGAACATCGTGTTCGACGACGCCGAGATCGACAACGCCATCAAGGGCGTGATCTCGGGCATCTTCGCCGCCACCGGCCAGACCTGTATCGCCGGATCGCGTCTGCTGGTTCAGAAGAGCATTCACGATCAGTTCGTCGAGCGCCTGGTCGAGTTTGCCAAGACGGCGAAGATGGGCAATCCGATGCATGCCGATACTCAGGTCGGGCCGGTCACCAATCCGCCGCAATACAAGAAGATCCTCGACTACATGGAAATCGCCAAGGGCGAGGGCGCCAAGGCCGCGCTCGGCGGATCGAAGGCAACCCGGCCCGAGTGCGGGGAGGGCTGGTTCGTCGAGCCGACCATCTTCACCGGCGTGAACAACCGGATGCGGATCGCGCAGGAAGAGGTGTTCGGTCCGGTGCTATCGGTGATTCCGTTCGAGGACGAGGACGAGGCGGTCGCGATCGGCAACGACGTGGTGTTCGGGTTGGCAGCCGGCGTCTGGACGCAGAGCATGCGGCGGGCATTCCGCATGGCCGAGCAACTGCAGGCCGGCACGGTGTGGATCAATACCTATCGCGCGGTGAGCTACCTGTCGCCGTTCGGCGGCTACAAGCGCAGCGGCATCGGGCGCGAGAGCGGGCAGGAGATGATTCAGGAATACCTGCAGACCAAGAGCGTATGGATCTCGCTCGCGACCGAAGTGCCGAATCCGTTCATCATGCGCTGATGTGGTGAATCGTAAATTCGTCGTATTCGTCATTCCCGCGCAAGCGGGAATCCAGTACGAGACCCCGCCTGGACCCCCGCGTTCGCGGGGGTGACGAATCTGACCCAGGACACTAGTAGATCCCCAGGGCAAGCCCGGCGGCGAGCGCGCCGCCGACTTGCTCGCAGCGCTCCAGATCGGCGGCGCCGATCGTTTTCGGCGCGAGTATCGCCTCCGGCGTCTGCGCGCGAGTGCAAACGATGACCGGCTCGGCGATTCGCTTCAACCGCCAGCCGGTGCAGATGCGGTCGATCTGGCGCACGGCGTTGTGCCCATCGCTGCCCGCGCAGATCAAGACGGCGTAGGGTCGCCCGCCGATCCGGTCGAGCACCGGATAGTAGGTCCGGTCGAAGAAATCCTTCATTTTTCCGGCCATGGCCGCAAGATTTTCCGGCGTTGCGAACAGGTGACCGTCGGCTTGCAGCACATCCTCGGGCCCCGCGTCCTGCGCACGCAGCAATCTCGCCTCGATGTCCGCTTCGGCCGCGGCAGCGCGATGAGCCGCCTCGGCCATCTGCCGCGTTCCGCCCGTGAGCGAATGGAATACGATCAGAACGGTCTTCATGTGCGGGGGTGAGCGAACACTCCGCTTCGTGTCCGCGTGACTATTCGCATGTCGCGAGCGCGCGCAGCGTTTACCGGGGCCGGGCGAGCACCTCGGGATTGACGACGTTGCGCGGCTCGCCGCGTGCATACGCGACCAGGTTGTTGAATGCTTCGCCGAAATAGAGCTCGAACGTGTCGTGCTCGGCCCAGGCAATGTGATGGGTACAGACGACATTCGGCATGGCGAGCAGCGAATGGTTTGCCGCCATGATCGGCTCGCGTTCGTACACATCGACGGCGGCAAACCCCGGGCGGCCGGCGCGCAACGCTTCGACCAGGGCGCCATCCTCGATCAGTGCCGCGCGCGCGGTGTTCACGAACAGCGCGGTTGGCTTCATCCGCGCCAGGTCCTCGCGCGCGACGATGCCGCGTGTTTGCGGCGTCATGCGAACCAGCAGGCAGAGCACGTCGGAGCGTTCGAACAGCTCTGCTTTGTCGCGAGCGACTTCGTAACCGGCCTCCCGCGCGCGCTGCGCCGAGGCTTCCTGCCCAAACACCAGCACGTTCATGCCGAACGCGGCGCCATAGCGGGCGACCAGCGACCCGATCATGCCGAGGCCGAATATCCCCAGGGTGCTGCCGCAAAGGCGGTGCGAAAGCGTCGAGGGCCATTCACCCCGCTTCATGCGTTCGACTTCTTCCGGCACGTGCCGGCGCGAGGCCAGCACCAAGGCCCATGTCATTTCCGCCGGCGCGATGGGCGAGGCATTCGTGCCCGCCATGACGACGATCCCCTGCTGCGTGCACGCGTCGAGATCGATGTGCCGAGTGCTGCGCCCGGTCTGGCTGATGACTCGCAGATTGGGCAGCTGCTCGATCAGCTCTCGGGGGAAGCGGCTTCGCTCCCGGATCGGCACGATCGCCTCCGCAGCATGCAATCGCCGGACAAGGTCGGAAACATCGGCGGCGGGTTCCCGGTAACGAACGACCTTGTGGCCAGCGAGCGCAGCGTAGCAGCGAAGCTCATGGACCACGTTCTGATAGTCGTCCGGAATGGCGATTTGCATGAGAAAAGCTCGACATACAGTTGAGCGGATTATATCGATCGCGCGCCGCGACTCGTCTTTCCGCGCGCGGGCCCCATATTCGCTTGCGCGATGTGACGTATCGCCATTCGCGCGCTACGGTTCATGCGCATAATCGACTTCGACACGGAACTTCGTTTGCGCCGCACCGATCGTAACGGTTCCCGCAGAGTACGCGGGGCAATAGAGCTCAGGGTCGCCGCTACGGCTGAAATCACGCATTGGGAGATGGGATCATGATCAGGACTGCCTACAACAACCGGTTTCGTGACCACAAAGGCGCTCAGGCGCGCACGCAGCGTCCGGGCGGACGTCGCGACCCGGCGGGCCGGCGCGAACATGCGGGCCGGCGCGAAACGGCGACCGTCGTGCATCCCTGGATGTCGCTGCCCGATCGCCTTGCCGCCGCGCAGGCCGCGATGCGTGAGCTGGCCGGTCACGGCGCATTCAAGTGCCCCTTGGGGGAAAACTTGACGCCGCCGGCTCATCAGGCGACGCCGCCTGCGGCTGCGGAATCGAAACCGCGCACGAGCGGCGTGAACGTCATCATCCGCAAGCGCCGTCTGCCCGCCAGCGAAATATCGCCGCTGGTCAACGCCGGCTAGCGTCTGGGCTGATGTGAACGCCCTTGGCCGGTGCATGCTCGGTAGGCGCCAGCCGCCATAGCCAAGGCGCGAGAAAACCCTTCGGTATAATCGGCCGCATCGCCTAAGCGGAGCGGCCGATGCACCGAGTCCAGAACTGGCAAGTCTCCAAGCCGCT
The Betaproteobacteria bacterium genome window above contains:
- a CDS encoding TSUP family transporter; amino-acid sequence: MDALSPLDLAYFVAVMVLSFSVRGSAGFGGLNAPLLMVVMPAKTIVPALVMLGILSSMAIVVRDYRYIRWRSVWQTLPYGVVGIAAGLWVFKSLDTRFIEKGLGLFIFCYGVYALWRIAHPPRPIRIAPAILAAIMGTTSGVVGTMFGALAGIFVAVYLDVLHLPKHEFRATMAGTLMLMGIARTAGYVSVGAVDYEVLITFAVALPLMAIGVVLGHRMHAMLNQQGFGRLVGVLFVLIGTFLFVR
- a CDS encoding aldehyde dehydrogenase family protein, whose product is MWIGGEWVDAASGECFPSDNPFLGKPWASIPKGGAEDADRAVRAAHRALTTGPWPKTNASQRGALLRRLGDLIAPESKRLAEIEVRDNGKLYAEMSAQTAYMAQWYYYFGGLADKIEGAVIPIDKPDTFNYTRHEPVGVVVAIVPWNSPLLLTAWKLAPALAAGCTVVIKPSEFTSASILEFAKLVEQAGFPPGVVNIVTGFGADIGMPLVEHPLTNKVAFTGSERTGSLVYQQAAKNLKRVTMELGGKSPNIVFDDAEIDNAIKGVISGIFAATGQTCIAGSRLLVQKSIHDQFVERLVEFAKTAKMGNPMHADTQVGPVTNPPQYKKILDYMEIAKGEGAKAALGGSKATRPECGEGWFVEPTIFTGVNNRMRIAQEEVFGPVLSVIPFEDEDEAVAIGNDVVFGLAAGVWTQSMRRAFRMAEQLQAGTVWINTYRAVSYLSPFGGYKRSGIGRESGQEMIQEYLQTKSVWISLATEVPNPFIMR
- a CDS encoding flavodoxin family protein, with the translated sequence MKTVLIVFHSLTGGTRQMAEAAHRAAAAEADIEARLLRAQDAGPEDVLQADGHLFATPENLAAMAGKMKDFFDRTYYPVLDRIGGRPYAVLICAGSDGHNAVRQIDRICTGWRLKRIAEPVIVCTRAQTPEAILAPKTIGAADLERCEQVGGALAAGLALGIY
- a CDS encoding D-2-hydroxyacid dehydrogenase family protein, with protein sequence MQIAIPDDYQNVVHELRCYAALAGHKVVRYREPAADVSDLVRRLHAAEAIVPIRERSRFPRELIEQLPNLRVISQTGRSTRHIDLDACTQQGIVVMAGTNASPIAPAEMTWALVLASRRHVPEEVERMKRGEWPSTLSHRLCGSTLGIFGLGMIGSLVARYGAAFGMNVLVFGQEASAQRAREAGYEVARDKAELFERSDVLCLLVRMTPQTRGIVAREDLARMKPTALFVNTARAALIEDGALVEALRAGRPGFAAVDVYEREPIMAANHSLLAMPNVVCTHHIAWAEHDTFELYFGEAFNNLVAYARGEPRNVVNPEVLARPR